One stretch of Brevibacillus laterosporus DNA includes these proteins:
- a CDS encoding YafY family transcriptional regulator codes for MSRSGRLFELLISLHTKHRFTVQELADEFSVSRRTMLRDLQLLSEMGVPLYSSPGPNGGYSLIREQKLPPISLTAEEATGLLLSYELLEQHDGPFKHENMSILTKIRATMSVEMLQKVGQLKARLAIDSPRRSFKNPYLKDILQASLERNHVEIEYESRSGYSIRTIFPFGLFISNGLWYSLAFCYKRNNTVTFRVDRIVFLKVNQNFTEPIPVDMTVEQWLKQSDHSTKEFILKVQLTKLGCKMLDPHPIGEWIQVNPDGTGVIEEKIKESDIRFVGRLFLSLGAEILIEEPVELIQFLQEEAFKVVNQYSKG; via the coding sequence ATGTCTAGAAGTGGAAGATTATTTGAATTATTAATTTCGTTACATACAAAACACCGATTTACTGTTCAAGAATTAGCAGATGAGTTCTCTGTATCAAGAAGAACAATGCTTAGAGACTTACAACTATTAAGTGAAATGGGAGTCCCTCTTTATTCTTCACCTGGACCGAATGGCGGTTATAGTCTTATAAGGGAACAGAAACTTCCACCGATATCATTAACAGCAGAAGAAGCTACAGGGCTGCTTCTATCATATGAATTATTAGAGCAACATGACGGACCCTTCAAACATGAAAATATGTCAATCCTTACTAAAATACGTGCCACCATGTCTGTCGAAATGCTTCAAAAGGTCGGACAATTAAAAGCTAGATTAGCAATCGATTCTCCTCGAAGAAGCTTTAAGAACCCTTATCTAAAAGATATATTGCAGGCATCCTTAGAAAGAAATCATGTGGAAATAGAATATGAATCCCGCTCTGGATATTCAATTCGAACAATTTTTCCTTTCGGACTTTTTATATCTAATGGATTATGGTATTCTTTAGCGTTTTGCTATAAGCGTAACAATACTGTGACATTTCGAGTCGATCGGATTGTTTTCCTCAAAGTTAATCAAAATTTTACTGAACCTATTCCTGTCGATATGACAGTTGAACAATGGCTAAAACAATCCGATCATTCAACAAAGGAATTTATCTTAAAAGTTCAATTAACAAAATTGGGCTGTAAAATGTTAGACCCTCATCCTATAGGAGAATGGATTCAAGTTAATCCTGATGGTACTGGAGTAATCGAAGAAAAAATCAAAGAGTCGGATATTCGTTTTGTAGGAAGGCTGTTCCTTAGTCTTGGTGCTGAAATTTTAATAGAGGAACCGGTTGAATTAATACAATTCTTACAGGAAGAAGCATTTAAAGTAGTCAATCAATATTCGAAAGGGTAA
- a CDS encoding DUF4173 domain-containing protein — protein sequence MVDIESKRVRWTFVFSILLGILFKILFADFMLGVSYPLFLIAMYLIFLYFFKQEIVLQPSFGWLLLIPMLLLSLTFAIYDHTTFRLINFLLIPCLWILHTMLITNKKVEKAGSLDILFSIMDLLILRYLSCLGAPFKVCIAWLKKQGNPQTIGQLGNVGIGLLISIPIFLIVVPLLTSADSLFRQFIITMPKWSGLLSISGWLINVVVVLISGIGFFVYLIALATQQREQLVEPIVLTEESRNDRSKTGYLDFTVGATMLLVCNVLYVVFVGFQVSYLFMGASGLPDGISYAEYAQNGFFELVKVSFFNLLLLLTSLHLIKRETSQKGRVINLLLTVLTVCTLFMLYSAHFRLQLYEEAYGFTFQRIIARLAMGCLLIACGVMLYQIWKRTLPLIRVFIMIGLCAYTLINVINVDHWIVKLNIERYQAIKKIDVYYLTTLSLDAIPTLAAYAESGPELSKKLMPILASYDERYESSKLDSWRSFVWYRYRADQILNK from the coding sequence ATGGTAGATATTGAGTCCAAGCGGGTCAGATGGACCTTTGTCTTCTCCATTCTATTGGGTATTTTGTTTAAAATACTATTTGCAGATTTTATGCTGGGAGTTTCATACCCGTTATTTTTGATAGCCATGTATCTAATCTTTCTCTATTTCTTTAAACAAGAAATAGTTTTACAACCTAGCTTTGGCTGGTTGTTACTCATTCCGATGCTCTTACTTTCCCTTACGTTTGCTATTTATGATCATACGACGTTCCGCCTAATCAACTTTTTGCTTATTCCTTGTTTATGGATCCTTCATACCATGCTAATCACAAATAAAAAGGTAGAGAAAGCGGGATCGCTGGACATCTTATTCTCCATTATGGACCTACTCATCCTGAGATATCTATCCTGTTTAGGTGCACCTTTTAAGGTATGCATAGCATGGCTCAAAAAACAGGGTAATCCTCAAACCATTGGGCAACTTGGCAATGTGGGCATAGGTTTACTCATCTCCATTCCCATTTTCCTGATTGTGGTCCCGTTGCTGACTTCTGCTGACTCTCTGTTTCGCCAGTTTATTATTACGATGCCTAAATGGAGTGGGTTACTGTCCATTTCTGGCTGGCTTATTAATGTAGTAGTAGTTCTCATAAGTGGTATCGGTTTTTTTGTGTATTTGATTGCTTTAGCTACTCAACAAAGGGAACAACTTGTTGAACCGATTGTTTTGACAGAAGAATCAAGAAATGATCGATCAAAAACAGGATATCTTGATTTTACGGTAGGTGCCACCATGTTATTGGTGTGCAATGTGCTGTATGTGGTGTTTGTAGGCTTTCAAGTCTCATATTTATTTATGGGGGCGAGTGGACTACCTGATGGAATAAGCTATGCGGAATACGCCCAGAATGGATTCTTTGAACTAGTAAAGGTGTCGTTTTTTAATTTATTGCTCTTGTTAACCAGTCTACACCTTATAAAAAGAGAGACCTCACAGAAAGGGAGAGTCATTAATCTGTTACTAACTGTTCTTACTGTCTGTACTCTGTTTATGCTTTATTCAGCCCACTTTAGACTCCAGTTATATGAAGAGGCATATGGATTTACCTTTCAACGAATCATAGCTCGCTTGGCAATGGGGTGCTTACTGATAGCATGTGGAGTGATGCTATATCAGATATGGAAACGTACGCTACCGCTTATCCGTGTATTTATTATGATAGGACTATGCGCGTATACGTTGATAAATGTTATAAATGTAGACCATTGGATTGTAAAATTAAATATAGAACGATACCAAGCCATCAAAAAAATAGATGTATATTATTTAACCACATTATCACTTGATGCGATACCTACTTTAGCTGCTTATGCAGAGAGTGGACCAGAGTTGAGTAAGAAATTAATGCCTATATTAGCAAGTTACGATGAAAGGTATGAGTCAAGTAAGCTTGATTCCTGGCGTTCGTTTGTTTGGTACCGTTATCGGGCTGATCAAATACTAAACAAATGA
- a CDS encoding aldehyde dehydrogenase, with translation MTPIQELLSKQRQFFHSQQTKNVSFRIEALKKLRSAITQHEQDIYQALQTDLHKSQFETYSTEIGIVLEEIRYICKHLQSWAKPKRVKTALTHFGSSGRIHAEPYGVTLIIAPWNYPFQLALAPLIGAIAAGNCAVIKPSELTPHTSALLRRLIEQTFPAEFISVVEGGIDVSNQLLAEKFDYIFFTGSVPVGRVIMEAASKHLTPITLELGGKSPCIVHRDANLRLAAKRIVWGKFLNAGQTCVAPDYLLIDSSVKQELISQLRAFIQELYPKALTNPDYTHIVNRRHFERLLSYLDQERVILGGNVDSDALAIEPTLLDNVTWQDPVMQDEIFGPILPILTYDELSEAISKVRAQPKPLALYLFTESKETENLLMSQLSFGGGCINDTVFHIATPYLPFGGVGNSGIGSYHGKGSFDVFSHQKSVLKQTTLFDIPVRYHTTKQALQKVKWFFK, from the coding sequence ATGACCCCTATTCAAGAATTGCTTTCCAAGCAACGTCAATTCTTTCATTCCCAACAAACAAAAAACGTTTCTTTCCGAATAGAAGCACTCAAAAAACTACGTAGTGCTATCACTCAACACGAACAGGACATTTATCAAGCTCTACAGACAGATTTGCATAAATCACAATTTGAAACCTACTCAACCGAAATAGGAATCGTGCTAGAGGAGATTCGTTATATCTGTAAACATTTACAAAGTTGGGCAAAGCCAAAACGAGTAAAAACAGCACTCACTCACTTTGGTTCCAGTGGTCGTATTCATGCTGAACCCTATGGAGTCACGCTGATTATCGCCCCATGGAACTATCCGTTTCAACTCGCACTAGCACCTTTAATTGGGGCTATTGCTGCCGGGAATTGTGCTGTTATAAAGCCATCAGAGCTCACACCCCATACATCTGCCCTACTTCGTCGTTTAATTGAACAGACCTTTCCTGCTGAATTTATTAGTGTAGTTGAAGGTGGTATAGATGTTAGTAATCAATTGTTAGCGGAGAAGTTCGATTATATCTTTTTCACAGGTAGCGTCCCTGTTGGTCGTGTGATTATGGAAGCTGCCTCCAAGCATTTAACTCCGATCACGCTAGAACTGGGCGGAAAAAGCCCATGTATTGTGCATCGTGATGCTAACCTGCGTCTTGCCGCGAAACGAATCGTTTGGGGGAAATTTTTAAATGCTGGCCAAACCTGTGTGGCACCCGATTATTTGCTCATAGACTCCTCTGTGAAACAGGAATTGATTAGCCAGTTGAGGGCCTTTATTCAGGAGCTCTATCCTAAAGCCCTAACCAATCCTGATTATACGCACATTGTAAATAGGCGACACTTTGAGCGTTTGCTTTCCTACCTAGATCAGGAGAGGGTCATCCTCGGGGGAAATGTTGACTCTGATGCTCTAGCTATCGAGCCTACACTCTTGGATAACGTAACATGGCAAGACCCGGTCATGCAGGACGAGATTTTTGGACCCATTCTCCCAATCCTGACATATGATGAACTCTCAGAAGCTATCTCTAAGGTTCGAGCTCAACCAAAGCCACTTGCTCTTTACCTTTTTACAGAAAGTAAAGAGACAGAGAATCTACTCATGTCCCAGCTTTCCTTTGGTGGTGGTTGTATCAATGACACAGTCTTTCATATTGCTACTCCTTATTTACCATTTGGTGGAGTTGGCAATAGCGGTATCGGTAGCTACCATGGAAAAGGAAGCTTTGATGTTTTCTCCCATCAAAAAAGTGTGTTGAAGCAAACTACACTCTTTGATATCCCTGTTCGCTATCATACGACCAAGCAGGCTTTACAAAAGGTAAAGTGGTTTTTTAAATAA
- a CDS encoding alpha/beta hydrolase: MKEHMIDSNGVRIKVYEYCQTGEPLLLLHYMGGSSAIWRSIIPNFMEKYRVIAMDIRGHGKSDQPATGYQLETLAEDVRAVLDALEIDKAYIVGSSLGCYVGTRFASMYPERVLSLVNSEGALVNKFGGLHTESKEEYLNKYFSSPEQEFESKEALIQFMKTNWLPWSKERELVMEDYEPRKLENGKVTFISMRDTLRQITEDLYDRRVEHLYDNIQCSVLFLPAEKEGDLNKKLEFIKSVKLKLKKSKTVVIPGTSHAMMFDHPKELIYEINKFFEYPDKSN, from the coding sequence ATGAAAGAACATATGATAGATTCAAATGGCGTACGAATTAAGGTTTATGAATACTGCCAGACGGGTGAACCGTTGCTATTACTGCATTATATGGGTGGAAGTTCCGCCATTTGGAGGAGCATAATTCCAAACTTTATGGAAAAATATCGCGTAATTGCTATGGACATACGAGGACATGGCAAGTCAGATCAGCCTGCAACGGGATATCAACTTGAAACCTTAGCTGAAGATGTTCGAGCGGTACTAGATGCTCTTGAAATCGATAAAGCTTATATCGTTGGAAGCTCCCTCGGTTGTTATGTTGGCACAAGGTTTGCATCGATGTACCCAGAGAGGGTCCTTTCTTTAGTTAATTCCGAAGGGGCTTTAGTTAATAAATTCGGAGGATTGCATACTGAATCAAAAGAAGAGTATTTAAATAAATACTTTTCCAGTCCCGAACAGGAATTTGAGTCAAAGGAAGCGTTGATACAGTTTATGAAGACGAACTGGCTTCCCTGGAGCAAAGAGCGTGAGCTGGTGATGGAAGATTATGAGCCTCGAAAACTGGAGAATGGGAAAGTAACTTTTATATCTATGAGAGATACGCTACGACAAATAACTGAAGACCTTTATGATAGAAGAGTAGAACATTTGTATGACAATATCCAATGTAGTGTATTATTTCTGCCAGCAGAAAAAGAAGGTGACCTTAACAAAAAGTTAGAGTTTATAAAAAGTGTTAAACTTAAACTAAAAAAAAGCAAAACGGTTGTTATTCCTGGAACGTCCCATGCGATGATGTTTGACCACCCAAAGGAACTGATTTATGAAATCAATAAGTTTTTTGAATATCCAGATAAAAGTAATTGA